From Solibacillus sp. FSL W7-1464:
TTTTCGTAATACAAGGCTTGCTGTCTACACCAAATTCCGCTTTTAAGCTCGCGGAAATTTTATTTACGACTGCTTCCGCCATTTTACGATAGCCTGTTAATTTACCGCCCGCAATTGTAACCAAGCCTGAAGCCGATTCCCAAACTTCATCGTGACGGGAAATTTCAGATGGTCCTTTTCCTTCTTCATGGATTAATGGTCGTACACCCGCCCAGCTTGACTCAATATCCGTATCCGTCACGTTTACATTCGGGAACATGTAGTGGATGGCTTTCATAATGTAATCGCGGTCGGATTGTTCGATATCCATATTGCGCGGATCGCCTTCATAAAACGTATCCGTCGTACCAACATACGTTTTACCGTTACGCGGAATCGCGAATACCATGCGGCCATCCGGTGTATCAAAATAAACTGCCTGCTTTAACGGGAACTTCGATTCATCAAATACGATGTGCACACCTTTTGATAAAATTAAGTGTTTACCGCTTGTTTTGCCCTCAATGCTGCGTACATCATCAACCCATGGACCCGCTGCATTCACGACTTTTTTCGCATGGATCTGGATGGTTTCATTTGAAAGTAAATCTGTCGCTTCAATGCCGATCATTTTTTTCGCATCATTATATAAAAAGCCTGAAGCTTTCGTATAGTTTGCTAAAACGGCACCTTTTTCAATCGCAACTTTTGCCACTTCAATTGTTAAGCGAGCATCATCCGTACGGTATTCAACATAAACGCCACCGCCTAATAATTCGGCTTGCTTCACTAGCGGTTCCTTTTCCAACGTCTGCGCACTGTTTAGCATGTAGCGGCGTTCTGATTTTTTTACCCCCGCCAGAAAATCGTACACACGTAAACCAACAGATGTAGAGAATTTACCGAAAGTCCCGCCTTTATGAAACGGTAATAACATCCATACAGGCGTTGTAACGTGAGGACCATTTTCATACACGATCGCACGCTCTTTTCCTAACTCGGCTACTTCTTTAATTTCAAATTGTTTTAAATAGCGTAAACCGCCATGCACTAATTTTGTTGAGCGGCTTGACGTACCTGCCGCAAAATCCTGCATTTCAACTAATGCAACTGACAATCCGCGCGTAATGGCATCCAGTGCAATCCCAACACCTGTAATACCGCCTCCGATAACTAAAACGTCATATTCTTTGCTCTGTAAATCATTCATGATAACTGAACGTTGTAATGATGAAGCTGTTGACATAATAATTCCTCCTTAAATGTAGACAAAAAAAGAGAGACCTTAAAGCACCACACAAATATCGCTTTGTGCGTTCTTTAAGGTCTCTCTTTAACTCAAACCGGTCTATTAACTTGACCTTATCTTAACGCCACAGAAGAAAAAATGCAAGACATTTACATGATTCGTTCTGATTTGATCACTTACGGTCCGGTAAGTCTTAAAAACGATAGTAGTTCTTTTCAACCAAAAAACAGGTCAAAAATATTAGAGGCTGAAGATGATTTTTTATTATAGAACTCTGAATATCCACAGTTATTGCAGTAAACGACGATAAACTGATTGTGCTGAACATCAAACATTTTGGATAACCCTGTACCGGTCATCGCCACTTCCTTCTTGCTCGCATCCTTACTTCCACATTTTATACAGCCTTTTTCTGACATTTATATTCCCCTCTCCGATGAAACGATTTGTTATACTTTCATACGGAATCGGGAACAAAAAAGTTTCAGTAATTAGGAGTCAGCAACAATAAATAGAAAGCTATTAAAACACTTTTCTAATCGGCAGAATTATAAATATCGAATTCAAATTCCCCATTTACCTGATTGGCAAATTCAATTGCTTTATTATTCATAACAAGCCTTCGTGTAGGCTCACGATTAAAACAAACAACCGTAACTAATTTGCATTTCAAATTGTAGTGATCTACATATTTTTTAATAATCTCTGATGAGTTATATAGTGTATTTACAATGGTGTGAATTTGTTCCTCTGGATCGTTTGTCATTTTGTAATCGAGCCCGTACTCCCATGCCGTTTCAAATCTAATATGTTTTGTTTTACCTCGAATAAATTCCTCTCCTTTTCTGTATGCTTCTGTTGGAATGATTCCCATTTCTCTAGTGAATTCCTCCAAAGGGAAATCCTCGCCAAATAAAGTAAAGTAGGCCCTCGTTTCTGTATAATAATCTTCCATTTTGAACACCTCAATTTTATACTAGGACGTTTTTTGAACTGACTCTCACTTCAAATAGAGTTTCTCCAGCCTGTAATCTTCAATCAATTCAATATTTCTTCTAATACCCATATAGTTCTTTATTTGCAGTTGGATATTTGGAATCAGCAAGATTGAATCCAATTCTTCTACAGGAATCCATTTCATCGCTGTTTGATTAGGATCTGGATATTCGGGTAATTTCGGGACCGAGTGATTCTTTAAAGTACATTCAAAAATCAGGTGCAGTCCATGTTTCCCATTCACATCATAATCACCGGATTGCTTATGCGGGAGAAACTCATAAATTAATGCTAACGGTCCAACTTCAACATCTGCCGTAGTTTCTTCAAACACTTCTCTTGCGACACCCTCCATTATTGTTTCACCGGGTTCAAGTCCCCCACCCGGTAAATTATAATGGATTCCATTATCATCATACTCCACTAAAAGTACCGAATTATTTTCGATGATCAATCCTGTACATCGTATTCTTACATGTGACAATTTCCCACCTCTTTTATTTTCCATTTGCTATCCTTATAAATATTAACATAATTATCCAAATGTCATTTGATTTTCAATCCTCGATTCAATATAAAAAACGAGCATGATCCTTATAACAGGTTCAGGCTCGTAAATTAAAGCTCTTAATAAATCTTCCCTTTTGTCAGTATAGTAGCATTCCCTCCTACCAATACTACTGGGTTATTTTTATTTACCAATTTCGTAATAATGTAGGAAGGTCTTTCCATACTGTATCCTTGAAGAAACGTGTATTCTTTGTTAAATTCATTTATCACATTATGATAATAAAGATAATAAGTTAAAGCTCCATTTGAAGTTCCTGTTGCGGCTTCTTCGTCAATTCCATAGAGCGGGCAAAAGTTTCTACTTATTGCTACACCTTCAATTGTATCAAGCGTAAATGCATGGACACCTCCTATTTTATTTACCTTTGTATATTCAGCAAGAGCTTTAAAATCAGGTTTTAGCGCATTCAAAGCTTCATTTGTTTTTATAGGCAGCATAATATCCCAGAGCCCCGTACTTGCAGCTTGAGGAAGCAAGTTAAAATCTGCACTTCCTATTTGGCTTTTATCAATTTTAAAAAGGTCCGCCAAATACTCATAATCATCAAATATTTTCCCAAGTTTAGGCTTAGCTTGTTCCATCATTATAAATGATTGATTGACCTCAACAGTTAGTGTTCCGGCAAGTGTTTCCATTATATATGTATGGTTATGTTCAACAGCCTGGCTTTCCAACAATGCTTTAAAAGAAGCTATCGTAGCGTGTCCGCATAATTCTACTTGTGAAGTCGGTGTAAAAAACTTTATCTTAAATGTTTTATTGTCT
This genomic window contains:
- a CDS encoding glycerol-3-phosphate dehydrogenase/oxidase, whose translation is MSTASSLQRSVIMNDLQSKEYDVLVIGGGITGVGIALDAITRGLSVALVEMQDFAAGTSSRSTKLVHGGLRYLKQFEIKEVAELGKERAIVYENGPHVTTPVWMLLPFHKGGTFGKFSTSVGLRVYDFLAGVKKSERRYMLNSAQTLEKEPLVKQAELLGGGVYVEYRTDDARLTIEVAKVAIEKGAVLANYTKASGFLYNDAKKMIGIEATDLLSNETIQIHAKKVVNAAGPWVDDVRSIEGKTSGKHLILSKGVHIVFDESKFPLKQAVYFDTPDGRMVFAIPRNGKTYVGTTDTFYEGDPRNMDIEQSDRDYIMKAIHYMFPNVNVTDTDIESSWAGVRPLIHEEGKGPSEISRHDEVWESASGLVTIAGGKLTGYRKMAEAVVNKISASLKAEFGVDSKPCITKNIPISGGEVGGSKHIQTFISKKTELGVKAGLTKEEAAYLAQHYGSNVEKVFSYVAKANDTMPKALFAQLQYGIEHELVTTPVDFFVRRTGNMFFNIASVLAHKDAVIAHMAQQLNWTDAQLSEFTELLNIEIKRATTAK
- a CDS encoding zinc ribbon domain-containing protein — translated: MSEKGCIKCGSKDASKKEVAMTGTGLSKMFDVQHNQFIVVYCNNCGYSEFYNKKSSSASNIFDLFFG
- a CDS encoding DUF4279 domain-containing protein, with protein sequence MEDYYTETRAYFTLFGEDFPLEEFTREMGIIPTEAYRKGEEFIRGKTKHIRFETAWEYGLDYKMTNDPEEQIHTIVNTLYNSSEIIKKYVDHYNLKCKLVTVVCFNREPTRRLVMNNKAIEFANQVNGEFEFDIYNSAD
- a CDS encoding NUDIX domain-containing protein, whose amino-acid sequence is MSHVRIRCTGLIIENNSVLLVEYDDNGIHYNLPGGGLEPGETIMEGVAREVFEETTADVEVGPLALIYEFLPHKQSGDYDVNGKHGLHLIFECTLKNHSVPKLPEYPDPNQTAMKWIPVEELDSILLIPNIQLQIKNYMGIRRNIELIEDYRLEKLYLK
- a CDS encoding PhzF family phenazine biosynthesis protein codes for the protein MLYYVIDAFTETKFGGNPAGVVIHENLDEEFMQKFAAEVRFSETAFVKKIDNKTFKIKFFTPTSQVELCGHATIASFKALLESQAVEHNHTYIMETLAGTLTVEVNQSFIMMEQAKPKLGKIFDDYEYLADLFKIDKSQIGSADFNLLPQAASTGLWDIMLPIKTNEALNALKPDFKALAEYTKVNKIGGVHAFTLDTIEGVAISRNFCPLYGIDEEAATGTSNGALTYYLYYHNVINEFNKEYTFLQGYSMERPSYIITKLVNKNNPVVLVGGNATILTKGKIY